The following are encoded together in the Synchiropus splendidus isolate RoL2022-P1 chromosome 7, RoL_Sspl_1.0, whole genome shotgun sequence genome:
- the si:dkey-251i10.2 gene encoding putative defense protein Hdd11 — translation MLASAFLLLPALCVVHGYPSGAPTGACEDMMPRHAGVLPQPTPPPYTLLTDAATYQPGKPVTVTIIGPAYRGVLLEARTGNSVQALGSFTNPPPDTKLLTCSGNAEGAVTHANTNLKGNTTVYRWVPPTTMAPSNIYFMATVAQQRSVYWLNVRSKTLTQGIPEGLGLATGASDGLDHSKALLVLLLGFLLALG, via the exons ATGCTGGCCTCCGCGTTCCTTCTGCTCCCGGCCCTGTGCGTGGTGCACGGCTACCCGTCTGGAGCGCCCACCGGGGCCTGTGAGGACATGATGCCGCGTCACGCCGGTGTCCTGCCGCAGCCGACCCCGCCGCCGTACACGCTCCTCACCGACGCGGCCACCTACCAGCCTGGGAAGCCTGTCACCG TGACCATAATCGGACCGGCGTACAGGGGTGTCCTGCTGGAAGCTCGGACCGGCAACAGTGTCCAGGCTCTGGGCAGCTTCACAAACCCGCCTCCTGACACCAAACTCCTGACG TGCTCTGGGAACGCAGAGGGTGCTGTGACTCATGCCAACACCAACCTGAAAGGCAACACCACCGTGTACAGATGGGTCCCACCGACCACGATGGCCCCCTCAAACATCTATTTCAT GGCCACGGTTGCCCAGCAACGCTCTGTTTATTGGCTCAACGTGAGGTCAAAAACACTGACCCAAG GAATACCTGAAGGTCTTGGCCTGGCAACCGGCGCAAGTGACGGACTGGATCACAGCAAAGCTCTGCTCGTCCTTTTGTTGGGTTTCCTCTTGGCCCTCGGCTAA
- the LOC128763061 gene encoding pikachurin isoform X2, giving the protein MRFKSTAKDGLLLWRGDSPMRPNSDYLSLGLKDGALIFSYNLGSGPANIVVNGTFSDGKWHRVKAVREGQSGKLTVDDYGVKTSRAQGKMRQLNINGPLYVGGMKEVALHTNRQYVGGLVGCVSHFTLSTDYHLALVEDAADGKNINTCTN; this is encoded by the exons ATGCGGTTCAAGAGCACAGCCAAGGACGGCTTGCTGCTGTGGCGCGGGGACAGTCCCATGAGACCCAACAGTGACTACCTGTCGCTGGGGCTGAAGGATGGAGCTCTGATATTCAG TTACAACTTGGGCAGCGGACCTGCCAACATCGTGGTGAACGGGACCTTCAGCGACGGAAAGTGGCACAGAGTTAAAGCAGTGAG GGAAGGCCAGTCGGGGAAGCTGACAGTAGATGACTACGGTGTGAAAACCAGCAGAGCGCAGGGCAAGATGAGGCAGCTCAACATAAACGGGCCGCTGTATGTCG GCGGCATGAAGGAGGTGGCGCTGCACACCAACCGGCAGTACGTGGGGGGCCTGGTGGGCTGTGTGTCCCACTTCACTCTCTCCACAGACTACCACTTAGCTCTGGTGGAGGACGCAGCGGACGGCAAGAACATCAACACCTGCACCAACTAG
- the LOC128763061 gene encoding pikachurin isoform X1, protein MDSTCQGRRLLRAIVFVVCLGSVCFCARKSNVRRSDRLSPPLDIQLETVNCTAFRVRWKMPRRHVSTITGYKVFYTEVKNSRTAGTASLLEVPLSLDMLTTGQFDGQAGFDVDIGKLKVNTKYRVSVGAYGWAGEGRPSMPRDVSTAAHEMCMSPSPPTQPVVMAISDTELALSWQQGESEGSSPVLHFLVAYIRPEMDTEWTYIREPIESNSMVLKGLLPQTEYQFVIRAVNVHGASPPSHVNNPVRTLGPSEVGSGDYGRYYTDMGDKDDDDFDIDDSDYDVFIEELKPFPGINEDKSKSQLRSRSGPSGQNVVYRMNTIAPPLVTEGAPPYTTSSARLDFTDLIFPTTSQTPKSTVEPTTMPTTTSTTLPTTTTTTTPALSQWKGDVPRVYDLSCEDTVCPADSFCLSDYEGGGSRCHCNLGRKGDFCSDVLSVNFPRFYGYSHMTFEPLKNSYQTFQITVEFKADSEEGLLLYCGENEHGRGDFISLALVRGKLHYRFNCGTGAAQIISESAIVVGQWHTVTIFRDGMSGWLRMDNDNPISGRSEGQYTKITFRSPLYVGGSPSAYWLVRATGTNRGFVGCMQSLTVNNKATDIRPWPLGRALSGADIGECSDSVCDLVRCANGGLCFPNRADGFICLCPLGFRGELCEESFSVSSPLFNETVFSYAVIPWPQFSQSFLSFMEFELTFRPSTPDGTLLYSDDADSGDFLAINMVDRYVEFRFDCGSGGAVLRSQEQISLDAWHELRVSRTAKSGILQVDDQRPVEGFTEGAFTQINCSSPLYIGGVPRYDKTKTTAGVVKPFTGIVQKLILNDRTLPITSGSAGGVNIANSPHPCVESPCANGGTCRPKWDGYECDCPLGYDGRNCQKECGNYCLNTVTEAIEIPQFIGRSYLTYDSRDILKRISGARTNLFMRFKSTAKDGLLLWRGDSPMRPNSDYLSLGLKDGALIFSYNLGSGPANIVVNGTFSDGKWHRVKAVREGQSGKLTVDDYGVKTSRAQGKMRQLNINGPLYVGGMKEVALHTNRQYVGGLVGCVSHFTLSTDYHLALVEDAADGKNINTCTN, encoded by the exons ATCGTCTCAGTCCTCCATTAGACATCCAGTTGGAGACAGTCAACTGCACGGCTTTTCGAGTCCGATGGAAGATGCCCCGACGTCACGTAAGCACCATCACCGGATACAAG GTGTTTTACACAGAGGTAAAGAACAGTCGAACAGCAGGCACCGCCTCCTTGTTGGAGGTTCCACTCAGCTTGGACATGCTGACAACT GGACAATTTGATGGACAAGCGGGCTTT GATGTGGATATTGGTAAATTAAAGGTCAACACCAAATACAGAGTGAGTGTGGGCGCCTACGGTTGGGCTGGCGAAGGCCGACCTAGCATGCCGAGAGATGTCAGCACCGCCGCACATG AAATGTGCATGTCCCCTTCACCCCCCACTCAACCTGTCGTCATGGCAATCTCCGACACCGAACTCGCATTGTCATGGCAGCAAGGAGAGAGTGAGGGAAGTTCACCTGTCCTCCACTTCCTGGTTGCTTATATCAG GCCAGAGATGGACACAGAGTGGACATACATCCGGGAGCCTATTGAGTCCAATTCTATGGTTTTGAAAGGCTTGCTGCCACAAACGGAGTACCAGTTTGTCATCAGAGCGGTCAATGTTCATGGAGCCAGCCCACCCAGCCACGTCAACAATCCAGTGCGCACTCTGG GACCTTCGGAAGTTGGCAGTGGGGATTATGGACGCTACTACACCGACATGGGGGACAAGGATGACGATGATTTTGACATTGATGATTCTGACTATGACGTCTTTATTGAAGAA CTAAAGCCGTTCCCGGGAATCAATGAAGACAAGAGCAAGTCGCAGCTGCGTTCACGCTCTGGTCCATCGGGTCAGAACGTCGTCTATCGCATGAACACCATCGCTCCTCCCCTTGTGACCGAGGGTGCGCCACCGTATACCACGTCCTCCGCCCGACTTGACTTCACAGATCTCATTTTTCCAACAACATCCCAGACTCCGAAGAGCACCGTTGAGCCCACTACCATGCCGACGACCACAAG CACCACCttgcccaccaccaccacaacaacaacccCGGCACTATCCCAGTGGAAGGGAGATGTTCCTCGCGTGTATGACCTGAGCTGTGAGGACACCGTGTGTCCAGCTGACAGCTTCTGCCTCAGCGACTATGAAGGTGGTGGCTCTCGCTGCCACTGCAACCTCGGACGAAAGGGGGACTTCTGTTCTGACG TGCTAAGCGTCAACTTCCCCAGGTTCTATGGCTACTCCCATATGACATTTGAACCCCTGAAAAATTCTTACCAGACGTTCCAGATCACTGTGGAGTTTAAG GCGGACTCGGAGGAGGGTTTGCTGTTGTACTGCGGTGAGAACGAACATGGTCGAGGAGATTTCATATCTCTGGCTCTGGTGCGAGGGAAGTTGCACTACAG GTTTAATTGTGGAACCGGAGCTGCTCAGATCATCAGTGAAAGTGCCATCGTCGTGGGTCAGTGGCACACAGTCACCATCTTCAGAGACGGCATGAGCGGGTGGCTGCGAATGGACAATGACAACCCGATATCTGGACGTTCAGAG GGCCAGTATACCAAGATCACATTCCGCTCCCCGCTGTATGTGGGCGGGTCACCAAGTGCGTACTGGCTAGTCCGGGCGACAGGGACGAATCGTGGCTTTGTTGGCTGCATGCAGAGTCTGACCGTCAACAACAAGGCCACAGACATCAGACCCTGGCCGCTGGGTCGAGCGCTGAGTGGAGCTGATATCG gagagtgCAGTGACAGCGTGTGTGACCTGGTGAGATGTGCCAACGGCGGCCTCTGCTTCCCAAATCGTGCTGACGGCTTCATTTGTCTGTGCCCACTCGGTTTCCGAGGAGAACTTTGCGAAGAGA GCTTCTCTGTGTCCTCGCCGCTCTTCAATGAAACTGTGTTTTCCTACGCTGTGATACCGTGGCCCCAGTTCTCCCAGagcttcctctccttcatggAGTTTGAGCTGACGTTTCGTCCCTCGACACCTGACGGGACTCTGCTCTACAGCGACGATGCAGACAGTGGAGACTTCCTGGCCATCAACATGGTGGACAGATATGTGGAGTTCAGATTTGACTGTGGCTCTGGAGGAGCCGTGCTGAG GAGCCAGGAGCAGATCAGCCTGGACGCCTGGCACGAACTGAGGGTGTCTCGCACGGCCAAGAGTGGAATCCTGCAGGTGGACGACCAGAGACCCGTGGAAGGATTCACTGAG GGAGCTTTCACCCAGATCAACTGCAGCTCACCTCTCTACATTGGCGGAGTGCCCCGATATGACAAGACCAAGACGACGGCAGGCGTGGTCAAGCCCTTCACTGGAATCGTTCAGAAG CTCATACTCAACGACCGCACCCTTCCGATCACGTCGGGATCCGCCGGAGGAGTGAACATTGCCAACTCCCCGCATCCCTGCGTGGAGAGCCCCTGCGCCAACGGCGGGACCTGCAGGCCCAAGTGGGACGGGTACGAGTGCGACTGCCCGCTGGGGTACGATGGCAGGAACTGCCAgaaag AGTGTGGAAATTACTGCCTGAACA CCGTCACCGAGGCCATTGAGATCCCGCAGTTCATCGGCAGAAGTTATCTCACGTATGACAGCAGAGATATTCTCAAAAG AATATCCGGGGCCAGGACCAACCTCTTCATGCGGTTCAAGAGCACAGCCAAGGACGGCTTGCTGCTGTGGCGCGGGGACAGTCCCATGAGACCCAACAGTGACTACCTGTCGCTGGGGCTGAAGGATGGAGCTCTGATATTCAG TTACAACTTGGGCAGCGGACCTGCCAACATCGTGGTGAACGGGACCTTCAGCGACGGAAAGTGGCACAGAGTTAAAGCAGTGAG GGAAGGCCAGTCGGGGAAGCTGACAGTAGATGACTACGGTGTGAAAACCAGCAGAGCGCAGGGCAAGATGAGGCAGCTCAACATAAACGGGCCGCTGTATGTCG GCGGCATGAAGGAGGTGGCGCTGCACACCAACCGGCAGTACGTGGGGGGCCTGGTGGGCTGTGTGTCCCACTTCACTCTCTCCACAGACTACCACTTAGCTCTGGTGGAGGACGCAGCGGACGGCAAGAACATCAACACCTGCACCAACTAG
- the opn4xb gene encoding opsin 4xb isoform X1 produces MLSTESMEPERAHTQSSYFTKVDVPDHAHYIVAGFVFVIGALGITGNALVMFAFYSNKKLRNLPNYFIMNLAVSDFLMAFTQSPIFFINCLFKEWVFGEMGCKMYAFCGALFGITSMINLLAISIDRYVVITKPLKAIKWNSKRRTIIAIVMVWLYSLAWSLAPLVGWSSYIPEGLMTSCTWDYVTYTLANRSYTMMLCCFVFFIPLAVILYCYLFMFLAIRRTTREVERLGTQVRKSTLIKQKSIRSEWKLAKVAFVVIVVYVLSWSPYACVTLISWAGHSNILSPYSKAVPAIIAKASTIYNPFIYAIIHNKYRMTLAEKIPCLWCLSPSRQKDCASSSISESSYRDSIISRQSTVSRTHFMSTSSRSSDTVLKDVEMEALGRRSCGSFRSISSRSHSTKKKSCRKPSERKTLYTPKADKRPSSMIDSSSTHEHDLVSSSLTTATFPLLVLTRRRSRSLTNNLSKAGIDGGGFTDSRNNSNSYDSLALRGTPCSDAQSPRSVPRIIVISPTSESSLLQQQSVCRGFSMEEMENTDFSGMNFSSEVFQAVELIS; encoded by the exons ATGTTGTCCACTGAGAGCATGGAGCCAGAGAGAGCTCACACCCAGAGCAGCTACTTCACCAAAGTTGATGTGCCGGATCATGCCCACTACATCGTCGCCGGCTTCGTCTTCGTCATCGGAGCGCTGGGAATCACCGGCAATGCGTTGGTCATGTTTGCATTCTACAG CAACAAGAAGCTTCGAAACCTGCCGAATTACTTCATCATGAACCTGGCGGTCAGTGACTTCCTGATGGCCTTCACACAGTCCCCCATCTTCTTCATCAACTGCCTCTTCAAAGAGTGGGTGTTTGGAGAGATGG GCTGCAAGATGTACGCTTTCTGCGGAGCGCTGTTTGGCATCACCTCCATGATAAATCTCCTGGCCATCTCCATCGACCGCTATGTGGTGATCACCAAGCCGCTGAAAGCCATTAAGTGGAACTCAAAACGAAGAACTATCATCGCCATCGTCATGGTCTGGCTGTACTCCTTAGCGTGGAGTCTGGCTCCGCTCGTTGGTTGGA GCTCGTACATCCCTGAGGGTTTGATGACGTCATGCACATGGGACTACGTCACCTACACGCTGGCCAACAGGAGCTACACCATGATGCTGTGCTGCTTCGTCTTCTTCATCCCGCTGGCCGTCATCTTATACTGCTATCTCTTCATGTTCTTGGCCATCAGGAGGACGACCAG GGAGGTGGAACGGCTCGGAACACAGGTGAGGAAATCCACTCTCATCAAACAGAAGTCCATCAGGAGCGAGTGGAAGCTGGCGAAGGTGGCGTTCGTCGTCATCGTGGTCTACGTTCTCTCCTGGTCACCTTACGCCTGCGTGACCCTCATCTCCTGGGCTGG GCATTCCAATATCCTGTCGCCATATTCCAAAGCCGTCCCTGCCATCATCGCAAAAGCCTCCACTATCTACAATCCTTTCATCTATGCCATCATACACAATAAGTACAG aatgaCCCTGGCAGAGAAGATCCCATGTTTGTGGTGTCTTTCCCCTTCGCGTCAGAAGGACTgtgcctcctcctccatcagcgaGTCTTCTTACAGGGATTCCATCATCAGTCGCCAGTCCACCGTGTCAAGAACTCACTTCATGAGCACTTCGTCCAGATCGTCCGACACT GTGTTAAAGGACGTAGAGATGGAGGCGTTGGGACGGAGGTCCTGCGGTTCATTCCGAAGCATCTCATCACGCTCTCACTCCACCAAGAAGAAGTCCTGCAGGAAACCGTCcgaaagaaagaccctttacacCCCTAAAGCAGACAAG CGCCCATCTTCCATGATCGACTCATCCAGCACCCATGAGCATGATCTGGTGTCTAGCTCTCTCACCACCGCCACTTTCCCCTTGCTAGTTCTTACCAGGAGGCGGAGCCGTAGTCTGACCAACAACTTGTCCAAAGCTGGCATCGACGGCGGCGGCTTCACTGACAGCCGGAATAACAGCAACTCCTATGACTCTCTGGCACTAAGGGGAACCCCGTGCTCTGATGCTCAGTCTCCACGCAGCGTTCCACGTATAATCGTCATCAGTCCCACGTCTGAGAGCAgcctgctccagcagcagagcGTCTGTCGAGGGTTCTCAATGGAGGAAATGGAGAACACTGATTTTTCCGGAATGAATTTCTCATCGGAGGTTTTTCAGGCGGTGGAACTGATATCGTGA
- the opn4xb gene encoding opsin 4xb isoform X2, whose protein sequence is MLSTESMEPERAHTQSSYFTKVDVPDHAHYIVAGFVFVIGALGITGNALVMFAFYSNKKLRNLPNYFIMNLAVSDFLMAFTQSPIFFINCLFKEWVFGEMGCKMYAFCGALFGITSMINLLAISIDRYVVITKPLKAIKWNSKRRTIIAIVMVWLYSLAWSLAPLVGWSSYIPEGLMTSCTWDYVTYTLANRSYTMMLCCFVFFIPLAVILYCYLFMFLAIRRTTREVERLGTQVRKSTLIKQKSIRSEWKLAKVAFVVIVVYVLSWSPYACVTLISWAGHSNILSPYSKAVPAIIAKASTIYNPFIYAIIHNKYRMTLAEKIPCLWCLSPSRQKDCASSSISESSYRDSIISRQSTVSRTHFMSTSSRSSDTVLKDVEMEALGRRSCGSFRSISSRSHSTKKKSCRKPSERKTLYTPKADKFLPGGGAVV, encoded by the exons ATGTTGTCCACTGAGAGCATGGAGCCAGAGAGAGCTCACACCCAGAGCAGCTACTTCACCAAAGTTGATGTGCCGGATCATGCCCACTACATCGTCGCCGGCTTCGTCTTCGTCATCGGAGCGCTGGGAATCACCGGCAATGCGTTGGTCATGTTTGCATTCTACAG CAACAAGAAGCTTCGAAACCTGCCGAATTACTTCATCATGAACCTGGCGGTCAGTGACTTCCTGATGGCCTTCACACAGTCCCCCATCTTCTTCATCAACTGCCTCTTCAAAGAGTGGGTGTTTGGAGAGATGG GCTGCAAGATGTACGCTTTCTGCGGAGCGCTGTTTGGCATCACCTCCATGATAAATCTCCTGGCCATCTCCATCGACCGCTATGTGGTGATCACCAAGCCGCTGAAAGCCATTAAGTGGAACTCAAAACGAAGAACTATCATCGCCATCGTCATGGTCTGGCTGTACTCCTTAGCGTGGAGTCTGGCTCCGCTCGTTGGTTGGA GCTCGTACATCCCTGAGGGTTTGATGACGTCATGCACATGGGACTACGTCACCTACACGCTGGCCAACAGGAGCTACACCATGATGCTGTGCTGCTTCGTCTTCTTCATCCCGCTGGCCGTCATCTTATACTGCTATCTCTTCATGTTCTTGGCCATCAGGAGGACGACCAG GGAGGTGGAACGGCTCGGAACACAGGTGAGGAAATCCACTCTCATCAAACAGAAGTCCATCAGGAGCGAGTGGAAGCTGGCGAAGGTGGCGTTCGTCGTCATCGTGGTCTACGTTCTCTCCTGGTCACCTTACGCCTGCGTGACCCTCATCTCCTGGGCTGG GCATTCCAATATCCTGTCGCCATATTCCAAAGCCGTCCCTGCCATCATCGCAAAAGCCTCCACTATCTACAATCCTTTCATCTATGCCATCATACACAATAAGTACAG aatgaCCCTGGCAGAGAAGATCCCATGTTTGTGGTGTCTTTCCCCTTCGCGTCAGAAGGACTgtgcctcctcctccatcagcgaGTCTTCTTACAGGGATTCCATCATCAGTCGCCAGTCCACCGTGTCAAGAACTCACTTCATGAGCACTTCGTCCAGATCGTCCGACACT GTGTTAAAGGACGTAGAGATGGAGGCGTTGGGACGGAGGTCCTGCGGTTCATTCCGAAGCATCTCATCACGCTCTCACTCCACCAAGAAGAAGTCCTGCAGGAAACCGTCcgaaagaaagaccctttacacCCCTAAAGCAGACAAG TTCTTACCAGGAGGCGGAGCCGTAGTCTGA